The Herbaspirillum sp. RTI4 genome has a segment encoding these proteins:
- a CDS encoding TIGR03862 family flavoprotein, giving the protein MSELSPIPSVAIIGGGPAGLMAAERLAAGGVQVDLYDAMPSVGRKFLLAGKGGLNITHAEAYPQFLQRYADRQTQLTPLLDAFNPDTLRAWVQELGIDSFVGSSGRVFPTDMKAAPLLRAWLHRLRAAGVRFHMRHRWLGWDAEGALRFATPDGEISIPAAATVLALGGASWPRLGSDGAWCALLQQREVSVAPLQAANCGFDVHWSEHLRSRFAGQPLKSVAAWTAADGSDRKAGEFMLSEQGVEGSLVYSLSASLRTQLHAQGRADLHLDLLPDRSLEFVTDELLRPRGARSLSSHLQSRLGLKGVKASLLRELASAEDFADPVQLAQRIKSLAIPLISARPIAEAISSAGGVSFDALDAQLMLKAIPGLFCAGEMLDWEAPTGGYLLTACLASGRAAGDGALTWLTAQSADQRQGEPA; this is encoded by the coding sequence ATGTCTGAACTCTCCCCCATCCCCTCCGTTGCCATCATCGGCGGCGGCCCTGCCGGACTAATGGCGGCAGAACGTCTCGCCGCTGGTGGTGTGCAGGTCGATCTGTACGACGCCATGCCTTCGGTCGGTCGCAAATTTTTGCTGGCCGGAAAAGGGGGCCTCAACATCACCCACGCCGAAGCCTATCCGCAGTTCCTGCAACGCTATGCCGACCGCCAGACGCAACTGACGCCGCTGCTCGATGCCTTTAATCCCGACACGCTGCGCGCCTGGGTGCAGGAACTGGGCATTGATAGTTTCGTCGGCTCCTCGGGCCGGGTCTTCCCGACCGACATGAAAGCCGCGCCGCTGCTACGCGCCTGGTTGCATCGGCTGCGCGCCGCTGGCGTGCGTTTCCACATGCGCCATCGCTGGCTGGGATGGGACGCAGAAGGCGCGTTGCGCTTTGCCACGCCGGACGGAGAGATCAGCATCCCCGCCGCCGCGACCGTGCTGGCACTGGGCGGTGCGAGCTGGCCGCGTCTCGGCTCGGATGGTGCCTGGTGCGCGCTACTGCAACAACGCGAGGTCAGCGTCGCCCCCTTGCAAGCGGCCAATTGCGGTTTCGATGTGCATTGGAGCGAACACTTGCGCAGCCGCTTTGCCGGTCAGCCGCTCAAGTCAGTCGCCGCCTGGACCGCCGCTGACGGCAGCGACCGCAAGGCCGGTGAATTCATGCTGAGCGAACAGGGCGTCGAAGGCAGTCTGGTGTACAGCCTGTCCGCCTCCTTGCGCACTCAATTGCACGCGCAGGGCCGCGCCGATTTGCACCTTGATTTGCTGCCTGACCGCAGCCTCGAATTCGTTACCGATGAACTGCTGCGTCCCCGAGGCGCGCGCTCGCTTTCCAGCCACCTGCAAAGCCGGCTCGGATTGAAAGGCGTCAAAGCCAGCCTGCTGCGCGAACTGGCCAGCGCCGAAGATTTCGCCGACCCGGTGCAACTGGCGCAACGCATCAAGTCGCTCGCCATTCCCCTGATCTCGGCACGGCCTATCGCCGAAGCGATCAGCAGCGCCGGCGGCGTCAGTTTCGATGCGCTGGATGCGCAGCTCATGCTCAAGGCCATCCCCGGCCTGTTTTGCGCCGGCGAAATGCTGGACTGGGAAGCCCCCACCGGCGGCTATCTGCTGACCGCCTGCCTCGCCAGTGGCCGCGCTGCCGGCGATGGCGCGCTGACGTGGCTGACCGCGCAATCTGCCGACCAGCGTCAAGGAGAACCGGCATGA
- a CDS encoding SlyX family protein, producing the protein MTSPLPAAISEERLIDIEIKLARQEDLLDSLSQTIYQQQKKITELELLLQGMARRLRQGGDSDNERAAIEHEKPPHY; encoded by the coding sequence ATGACATCGCCCCTCCCCGCAGCCATTTCCGAAGAACGTCTGATCGACATCGAAATCAAGCTGGCGCGCCAGGAAGACCTGCTCGATTCACTGAGCCAGACCATCTACCAGCAGCAAAAGAAAATCACCGAGCTGGAATTGCTGTTGCAAGGAATGGCGCGGCGACTGCGACAAGGCGGCGACAGCGATAACGAACGCGCTGCTATCGAACATGAAAAACCGCCGCATTACTAA
- the dinB gene encoding DNA polymerase IV: MAIDESSVGSAAGSAAASPPVRRIAHLDMDAFYASVELLRYPELVGQPVVIGGRSVDAPAVLEDGTRQFARLRDYVGRGVVTTSTYAARALGVFSAMGIMKAAKLAPDAILLPVNFDAYRHYSRLFKAAVASIAPQIEDRGIDEIYIDLDGLEDDTLALAQRIKQAVRDATGLSCSIGVTPNKLLSKICSDLEKPDGLTLLGMADIPTRIWPLAVRKVNGIGPKATLKLAALGIETIGQLAQAEPSLLQTHFGLSTASWLMQVAQGIDERPLSFGGEPKSISRETTFARDLHARQDREELSGILIALCERLADDLQRKGYLSRTIGITLRYDDFRRVTRDLTLPVATADSAAILQAARECLKRAPLQQRLRLLGIRAGALVHRDAAEASQPRPMQQQLLL; the protein is encoded by the coding sequence ATGGCGATCGATGAATCCTCTGTCGGGAGCGCTGCCGGGAGTGCTGCGGCAAGCCCGCCAGTAAGGCGCATCGCCCACCTCGACATGGATGCCTTCTACGCTTCGGTCGAACTGCTTCGCTATCCCGAATTAGTTGGCCAGCCAGTCGTCATCGGCGGTCGTAGCGTCGATGCGCCTGCCGTGCTGGAAGACGGTACTCGCCAGTTCGCCCGCCTGCGCGATTATGTCGGGCGCGGCGTGGTCACTACCTCCACCTATGCAGCGCGGGCGCTGGGCGTCTTTTCCGCGATGGGAATCATGAAAGCGGCCAAGCTGGCACCGGACGCCATTTTGCTGCCGGTTAACTTCGACGCCTATCGCCACTATTCGCGGCTGTTCAAAGCGGCAGTGGCGAGTATCGCGCCGCAAATAGAAGACCGTGGCATCGACGAAATTTATATCGATCTGGACGGCCTGGAAGACGATACGCTGGCGCTGGCGCAAAGGATCAAACAAGCGGTGCGCGATGCCACAGGATTGTCGTGTTCGATCGGCGTGACACCCAATAAACTGCTCTCGAAAATCTGCTCCGATCTGGAAAAACCGGACGGCCTGACCCTGCTTGGCATGGCCGACATCCCCACCCGCATCTGGCCGCTGGCGGTGCGCAAAGTCAATGGCATCGGCCCCAAGGCCACGCTTAAACTGGCCGCACTCGGCATAGAAACCATCGGTCAGTTGGCGCAAGCTGAGCCTAGTCTGCTGCAAACCCACTTCGGATTGAGCACCGCCAGTTGGCTCATGCAAGTGGCGCAAGGAATCGATGAACGGCCCCTCTCCTTTGGCGGCGAACCGAAATCCATCAGCCGCGAAACCACCTTTGCCCGCGACCTGCACGCCCGTCAGGATCGCGAGGAATTGTCCGGCATCCTGATCGCCCTCTGCGAGCGGCTGGCCGACGATTTGCAACGCAAGGGCTATCTCAGCCGTACGATAGGCATCACTCTGCGCTACGACGATTTTCGCCGCGTGACGCGTGACCTGACTCTGCCCGTCGCTACTGCCGACAGCGCGGCGATTTTGCAGGCAGCGCGTGAATGCCTCAAACGCGCCCCGCTGCAACAACGTCTGCGACTGCTGGGCATACGCGCCGGTGCGCTGGTACATCGCGATGCCGCCGAAGCCAGCCAGCCACGGCCTATGCAACAGCAATTGCTGCTTTAG
- a CDS encoding GTP-binding protein has translation MDNAPLIPLSLLTGFLGSGKTTLLNHLLGQSALSDTLVIINEFGEIALDHLLVAHSEENTVVEMSSGCVCCTIRGDLVQTLRDITWRFAREGRRQFNRVIIETTGLANPVPILHTLMTDKYIVEHYRLDGIIVTVDAVNGMETLDMQQEAVRQAAVADRLLLTKSDLADPAQLTALQERLTAINPAARQILAVNGEVEVAGLIDLGFFNTEMKIPDVERWLNEAAFEASQPAYLPVAAPAAGASLMNAGKTRKSVSPAAQELNRHDDRIHAFCFSFDQPIDPQQFEDWLSLVISLTGSNILRIKGILNLAGQPGPTVIHGVQHIFHPTVILPEWPSEDHRSRLVFITRDVTRDYIERFFMAFLGPRTPVSGSASGMEQGSADSHADPHLAATQTRGALH, from the coding sequence ATGGACAACGCCCCGCTGATTCCTCTTTCCCTGCTGACCGGTTTTCTGGGCAGCGGCAAAACCACCCTGCTCAATCACCTGCTCGGCCAGTCCGCGCTCAGCGACACACTGGTCATCATCAACGAGTTCGGCGAAATCGCGCTCGACCATCTGCTGGTAGCGCACAGCGAAGAAAATACCGTGGTCGAAATGAGCAGCGGCTGCGTCTGCTGCACCATTCGCGGCGATCTGGTGCAGACCCTGCGTGACATTACCTGGCGCTTCGCCCGCGAAGGGCGTCGACAATTCAACCGCGTCATCATTGAAACCACCGGACTGGCCAATCCGGTGCCTATTCTGCATACGCTGATGACGGACAAGTACATCGTCGAACATTACCGGCTGGACGGCATCATCGTCACCGTCGATGCCGTCAACGGTATGGAGACGCTGGACATGCAGCAAGAAGCGGTGCGACAAGCCGCTGTTGCCGACCGCCTGCTGCTGACCAAGAGCGATCTGGCTGACCCGGCTCAACTGACGGCCTTGCAGGAACGGCTGACAGCCATCAATCCCGCCGCCCGGCAGATACTGGCGGTCAATGGCGAAGTGGAAGTGGCTGGCTTGATTGACCTCGGTTTTTTCAATACCGAGATGAAGATTCCCGATGTTGAGCGCTGGCTCAATGAAGCGGCGTTCGAAGCCTCACAACCGGCCTATCTGCCGGTTGCTGCGCCCGCTGCCGGCGCTTCCTTGATGAATGCCGGCAAGACGCGCAAATCGGTATCGCCCGCCGCGCAGGAACTGAATCGTCACGACGACCGGATTCACGCTTTCTGCTTCAGTTTCGATCAGCCGATTGACCCGCAGCAGTTTGAAGACTGGCTCAGTCTGGTGATCAGCCTGACAGGCAGCAATATTCTGCGCATCAAGGGCATTCTCAATCTGGCCGGTCAGCCAGGGCCGACCGTGATCCACGGCGTGCAGCATATTTTTCATCCCACCGTGATACTGCCGGAGTGGCCGTCGGAGGATCATCGCAGCCGTCTGGTGTTCATCACCCGCGATGTCACGCGTGACTATATCGAACGGTTTTTCATGGCTTTTCTGGGGCCGCGTACGCCCGTGTCCGGCAGTGCCAGCGGGATGGAGCAAGGCAGCGCAGATTCTCATGCCGATCCCCATCTGGCGGCGACGCAAACCCGTGGCGCGCTCCACTGA
- a CDS encoding recombination-associated protein RdgC encodes MWFKNLQIYRLPAPWAVNADQLETWLAPQAFAACSSLDMQSQGWLSPRGNERLTHVVNQQILLQLSTEKKLLPATVINQVSKARAVEMEEQQGFAPGRKQMKELKEQVTDELLPRAFSIQRSTWAWIDPVNGWLVVDAGSASKAEEVLKLLIKGIPKFPLETLRTVRSPLSAMTEWLVADEAPGGFGIDQDTELRASGEGKATVRYTRHALEAEDVRRHIEAGKQCTRLAMTWDSRISFVLTETMTLKRIAPLDVLKEDSDNMTKNDDERFDSDFMLMTGELNKLLKDLVEALGGQLTENDGSGKAG; translated from the coding sequence ATGTGGTTTAAGAATCTCCAGATTTATCGACTGCCCGCACCGTGGGCAGTCAACGCCGACCAACTCGAAACCTGGCTGGCGCCGCAAGCCTTCGCCGCCTGTTCCAGTCTCGACATGCAAAGCCAGGGCTGGCTGTCGCCGCGCGGCAATGAGCGCCTCACGCATGTGGTCAATCAACAAATCCTGCTGCAACTGAGCACCGAGAAAAAGCTGTTGCCGGCGACCGTCATCAATCAGGTTTCCAAAGCACGCGCCGTCGAAATGGAAGAGCAGCAAGGCTTCGCTCCCGGTCGCAAGCAGATGAAGGAACTGAAAGAGCAGGTCACGGATGAGTTGCTGCCGCGCGCTTTCAGTATTCAGCGCAGCACCTGGGCCTGGATCGATCCGGTCAATGGCTGGCTGGTAGTCGACGCCGGCAGTGCCTCGAAGGCCGAGGAAGTATTGAAGCTGCTGATTAAAGGCATTCCCAAATTTCCGCTGGAGACGTTGCGTACCGTCCGCTCGCCCCTGAGCGCCATGACCGAGTGGCTGGTGGCCGATGAAGCGCCGGGCGGCTTTGGCATCGATCAGGACACCGAATTACGCGCCAGCGGCGAAGGCAAAGCCACCGTGCGCTATACGCGCCACGCGCTGGAGGCGGAAGACGTGCGCCGCCACATCGAAGCGGGCAAGCAATGCACCCGACTGGCCATGACCTGGGACAGCCGGATTTCCTTCGTGCTGACCGAAACGATGACGCTCAAACGCATCGCGCCGCTGGACGTGCTCAAGGAAGATTCCGACAACATGACCAAGAACGATGACGAACGCTTCGATTCCGATTTCATGCTGATGACCGGGGAGCTGAACAAGCTGCTCAAGGATTTGGTCGAGGCGCTGGGCGGGCAGCTGACGGAGAATGACGGGAGTGGCAAGGCAGGGTAA
- a CDS encoding toxin-antitoxin system HicB family antitoxin has translation MGEQTANSSLPPSLSNLLDYCSRYPIVFAHHWIGRLNAIPSPNSAGIASGKFVARVPKTIHAQLATRAKAEGVSLNTLVLAFIAEGLGRRDHLA, from the coding sequence GTGGGCGAACAAACCGCAAATTCGTCCTTGCCTCCAAGCCTGTCAAATTTATTGGATTATTGCAGTCGATACCCCATTGTCTTTGCGCATCACTGGATTGGTCGCCTGAATGCGATTCCGTCGCCAAACAGCGCTGGTATTGCGTCTGGAAAATTCGTCGCTCGCGTCCCCAAAACAATTCATGCTCAGCTCGCTACTCGGGCCAAAGCGGAAGGCGTTTCTCTGAATACCTTGGTGCTGGCATTTATTGCCGAAGGATTGGGGCGGCGCGATCATCTCGCTTGA
- a CDS encoding nitroreductase family protein, whose product MPQANPRVADYPVDPQFLNRWSPRAFTGEDISEATVNTFLEAARWAPSSYNSQPWRFVYARKGTAHWDSLLGLLNEFNQSWAKSGSVLFVVISKDNFVPPGGKDEVPAVAHTFDAGSAWSYLALQASLSGWQAHAMIGFDKDKARTVLGIPDGYTVEAAVVVGKEGDKTTLPEGLQGRESPSPRLPVSSFAFEGIFKA is encoded by the coding sequence ATGCCACAAGCAAATCCCCGTGTTGCCGATTACCCCGTCGACCCGCAATTTCTGAATCGCTGGTCGCCACGCGCCTTCACCGGCGAAGACATTTCCGAAGCAACCGTCAACACCTTCCTGGAAGCCGCGCGCTGGGCGCCTTCTTCCTACAATTCGCAGCCATGGCGTTTTGTCTACGCACGCAAAGGCACGGCGCATTGGGACAGCCTGTTGGGTTTGCTTAATGAATTCAATCAAAGCTGGGCCAAGAGCGGATCGGTTCTGTTTGTCGTGATTTCGAAAGACAACTTTGTACCGCCCGGTGGCAAAGATGAAGTCCCTGCCGTTGCGCATACCTTCGACGCAGGCTCGGCCTGGTCTTATCTGGCCTTGCAAGCGAGCTTATCGGGCTGGCAGGCGCATGCCATGATTGGCTTCGACAAGGACAAGGCGCGCACGGTGCTGGGCATTCCTGATGGCTATACAGTGGAAGCGGCGGTAGTGGTGGGCAAAGAGGGCGACAAAACGACACTGCCAGAGGGTTTGCAGGGACGTGAATCGCCTAGTCCGCGCCTGCCGGTGTCGTCATTTGCTTTTGAAGGTATCTTCAAGGCCTGA
- the mnmE gene encoding tRNA uridine-5-carboxymethylaminomethyl(34) synthesis GTPase MnmE: MQADTTPIIAIATAPGRGGIGVVRLSGPALWPVIEAVCGRQQDKLIPRHASYLPFLRADGSEIDQGLALFFKGPHSYTGEDVLELQGHGGPVVLQMLLERCLEAGAGIGLRLAAPGEFTQRAFLNDKLDLAQAEAVADLIDASTAAAARSASASLSGAFSKVVHALVEQVTSLRMLVEATLDFPEEEIDFLEQSDARGQLASIRATLEQVFTQAAQGALLRNGLNVVLAGQPNVGKSSLLNALAGAEVAIVTAIAGTTRDKVSETIQIEGIPLNIIDTAGIRDNGDNGDDDSGPDEVERIGIARTWLEVAKADVILHLLDADRGPTQADEDIAGRLPSGIPVIRVWNKIDRSGHQPALDRVEDATHIYLSALDHAGIDLLRSELLRVAGWQQTGESPYLARERHLVALRAARDSLQNAATLSSDDEQGSSDRALDLFAEELRLAQESLSSITGRFTPDDLLGVIFSRFCIGK; encoded by the coding sequence ATGCAAGCTGACACCACCCCGATCATCGCCATCGCCACTGCCCCCGGACGCGGCGGCATCGGCGTCGTCCGTCTGTCAGGTCCGGCGCTGTGGCCGGTTATCGAAGCTGTATGCGGGCGTCAGCAAGACAAGCTCATACCGCGCCACGCCAGCTACCTGCCGTTCCTGCGCGCCGATGGCAGCGAGATCGATCAGGGGCTGGCGCTGTTCTTCAAAGGCCCGCATTCGTACACAGGAGAGGACGTGCTGGAATTGCAGGGGCATGGCGGCCCCGTCGTCCTGCAAATGCTGCTGGAGCGCTGTCTGGAGGCCGGAGCCGGCATAGGACTGCGTCTGGCCGCGCCGGGCGAGTTCACCCAGCGCGCTTTCCTCAACGACAAGCTCGATCTGGCGCAAGCCGAAGCCGTCGCCGATCTGATCGACGCCTCGACTGCCGCCGCCGCCCGTTCAGCTTCTGCTTCGCTCTCGGGTGCGTTCTCCAAGGTCGTACATGCGCTGGTCGAACAAGTCACCAGCCTGCGCATGCTGGTCGAAGCCACGCTCGATTTTCCCGAAGAGGAGATTGATTTCCTGGAGCAGTCCGACGCCCGTGGTCAACTGGCCTCGATACGCGCCACGCTGGAGCAGGTATTCACCCAGGCCGCGCAAGGCGCACTGCTGCGCAACGGACTCAACGTGGTGTTGGCGGGTCAGCCGAATGTCGGTAAATCCTCGCTGCTTAACGCGCTCGCTGGTGCGGAGGTCGCCATCGTGACAGCCATCGCCGGCACCACCCGCGACAAGGTCAGCGAAACAATACAGATCGAAGGCATCCCGCTCAACATCATCGACACCGCCGGCATCCGCGACAATGGTGATAACGGCGACGACGACAGCGGCCCCGACGAAGTCGAACGAATCGGCATTGCGCGCACCTGGCTCGAAGTCGCCAAAGCCGATGTCATCCTGCACCTGCTGGACGCAGACCGCGGCCCGACGCAGGCCGATGAAGACATTGCCGGACGTCTGCCTTCCGGCATCCCGGTCATCCGCGTATGGAACAAGATCGACCGCTCCGGCCACCAGCCCGCGCTGGATAGGGTGGAAGACGCCACCCACATCTACCTCTCCGCGCTCGATCACGCCGGTATCGACCTGCTGCGCAGCGAGCTGTTACGCGTAGCCGGCTGGCAGCAGACCGGCGAATCGCCCTATCTGGCGCGAGAACGGCACCTGGTGGCATTGCGTGCCGCCCGCGACAGCCTGCAAAACGCCGCCACACTTTCCTCTGATGACGAACAAGGCAGCAGCGACCGCGCCCTCGATTTATTTGCCGAAGAATTGCGGCTGGCGCAGGAAAGTCTGAGCAGTATTACCGGACGTTTCACGCCCGATGATTTACTGGGGGTGATTTTTTCGCGGTTTTGCATAGGGAAATAG
- the yidC gene encoding membrane protein insertase YidC → MDIKRTVLWVVFSFSLLLLWDGWMRHNGKPSMFFPGAAEQTQPVAAPAAPAAPAAPAAPGQTAVPSVSPAGAASTALAGVAAANAPFKSETITITTDVVKAEISTVGGELKRLELLKHRDTVDPTKNLVLFDSSAGHTYLAETGLIGGPYPNHKTGFVALPGTRTLDGGNQVQLVLQAEQNGVKLTKTFTFKRDDYTIDVKHTVTNASAAAITPSLYLQLVRDGNKPGGESHFYSTFTGPAVYTDAQKFQKMTFEKIEEGKAEHANKADNGWVALVQHYFVSAFIPADKVERDIRTEKVGPNLYAVASVIPLGAIAPGASVTMDARLYSGPQESTILEKTSPGLELVKDYGWLTIIAKPIFWLMVHIHAIVGNWGWTIILLTMLIKLIFFPLSAASYRSMAKMKAVTPKMTAIRERNKGEPAKMNQEMMALYKTEKINPLGGCLPIVVQIPVFISLYWVLLASVEMRNAPWIGWIHDLAAPDPFYILPVLMAVSMFIQTKLNPKPPDPMQAKVMMFMPIIFSVMFFFFPSGLVLYWVVNNVLSITQQWVITKKMEAGNSKA, encoded by the coding sequence ATGGATATTAAACGTACCGTCCTGTGGGTTGTGTTTTCGTTCTCGTTGCTCCTGTTGTGGGATGGCTGGATGCGTCACAACGGCAAGCCTTCGATGTTCTTTCCCGGCGCAGCCGAGCAAACCCAGCCAGTCGCTGCGCCAGCCGCACCGGCCGCGCCAGCCGCACCGGCCGCGCCAGGTCAAACTGCCGTGCCTTCAGTCTCTCCCGCCGGCGCTGCCAGCACTGCATTGGCTGGCGTCGCTGCTGCCAACGCACCCTTCAAAAGTGAAACCATCACCATCACCACCGATGTGGTGAAAGCCGAGATCAGCACCGTCGGTGGCGAACTGAAGCGGCTGGAACTGCTCAAGCATCGCGATACCGTAGACCCGACTAAAAATCTCGTGTTGTTCGATTCCAGCGCCGGCCATACCTATCTGGCAGAGACCGGCCTGATCGGCGGTCCGTATCCGAATCATAAAACCGGCTTTGTCGCTCTGCCCGGCACACGCACACTTGATGGCGGCAACCAGGTGCAACTGGTGCTGCAAGCCGAGCAAAACGGCGTCAAGCTGACCAAGACCTTCACCTTCAAACGTGACGACTACACCATCGACGTCAAGCACACGGTGACCAACGCCAGTGCTGCTGCGATTACTCCTTCGCTGTACCTGCAACTGGTGCGCGACGGTAACAAGCCGGGCGGCGAATCGCATTTCTACAGCACCTTCACCGGACCTGCCGTCTATACCGACGCGCAAAAATTCCAGAAGATGACGTTTGAAAAAATCGAAGAAGGTAAAGCCGAGCACGCCAACAAAGCCGACAACGGGTGGGTGGCGCTGGTACAGCATTACTTTGTTTCCGCCTTCATCCCTGCCGACAAGGTCGAGCGCGACATCCGCACCGAAAAAGTTGGTCCTAATCTGTACGCAGTTGCCAGCGTCATCCCGCTGGGCGCTATCGCTCCGGGTGCATCGGTGACGATGGACGCCCGTTTATATTCCGGCCCGCAGGAATCCACCATTCTGGAAAAAACGTCCCCTGGCCTGGAACTGGTCAAGGACTATGGCTGGCTGACCATCATCGCCAAGCCGATTTTCTGGCTCATGGTGCATATCCATGCCATCGTCGGCAACTGGGGCTGGACCATCATCCTGCTGACCATGCTCATCAAGCTGATCTTTTTTCCCCTGTCGGCCGCCAGCTATCGCAGCATGGCCAAGATGAAGGCCGTCACACCCAAGATGACCGCGATCCGCGAGCGCAATAAGGGTGAGCCAGCCAAGATGAATCAGGAAATGATGGCGCTGTACAAAACCGAAAAGATCAACCCACTGGGCGGTTGTCTGCCTATCGTGGTGCAGATTCCGGTGTTCATTTCCCTGTACTGGGTACTGCTGGCCAGTGTTGAAATGCGCAACGCCCCATGGATAGGCTGGATTCACGATCTGGCCGCACCCGATCCGTTCTACATTCTGCCGGTATTGATGGCCGTCTCGATGTTCATCCAGACCAAGCTCAATCCAAAACCACCAGATCCAATGCAAGCCAAGGTGATGATGTTCATGCCGATTATTTTCTCGGTCATGTTCTTCTTCTTCCCTTCGGGTCTGGTGCTGTACTGGGTCGTCAACAACGTCCTGTCGATCACACAGCAATGGGTGATTACGAAGAAAATGGAAGCAGGCAATAGCAAGGCGTAA
- the yidD gene encoding membrane protein insertion efficiency factor YidD, with the protein MKTPLLLLLRGYKLGLSPFLGQNCRFYPSCSDYAAEAITLHGAIYGSVLAAKRLCKCHPWHAGGVDTVPSPRAAATTPVHSAPIEVKSSTVATTPDY; encoded by the coding sequence ATGAAAACGCCCTTGCTGTTATTGTTGCGTGGCTACAAGCTGGGGCTCAGTCCTTTCCTCGGTCAGAACTGTCGTTTTTATCCCAGTTGCTCGGATTATGCCGCCGAAGCGATCACGCTGCACGGCGCGATCTACGGCAGCGTACTTGCCGCCAAACGGCTGTGCAAATGCCATCCCTGGCACGCAGGCGGTGTGGATACTGTACCATCGCCGCGTGCCGCTGCAACAACCCCTGTTCACTCTGCCCCCATCGAGGTTAAATCATCGACGGTAGCAACTACTCCTGACTATTGA
- a CDS encoding ribonuclease P protein component translates to MSDVLSYSSCSFTRDQRIVKTDEFSSVFRLRPVYRTAHFVLYTSANACPCARLGVVAAKRLAPRAVTRNTVKRMTRELFRQTVLPPMDCIVRLSRPVNSKTGPATTVGLKKVLQAELTQLFAHLKATPIVHAADSVAVTPAGK, encoded by the coding sequence GTGTCCGACGTTCTTTCGTACTCCTCGTGCTCCTTTACGCGCGATCAGCGCATCGTTAAGACGGATGAGTTTTCATCCGTTTTTCGTTTGCGCCCTGTCTATCGAACTGCACACTTCGTGTTGTACACCAGCGCCAATGCTTGTCCTTGCGCGCGTCTCGGCGTAGTTGCCGCCAAAAGGCTGGCACCTCGCGCTGTGACGCGCAATACGGTCAAACGCATGACGCGTGAGTTGTTTCGGCAGACGGTACTCCCCCCTATGGACTGCATCGTGCGCTTGTCGCGCCCGGTCAACAGCAAAACCGGACCTGCAACGACGGTCGGCCTGAAGAAAGTACTGCAAGCCGAACTGACGCAATTGTTTGCACATCTCAAGGCAACTCCGATCGTTCATGCTGCGGATTCTGTCGCAGTAACGCCCGCCGGAAAATAA
- the rpmH gene encoding 50S ribosomal protein L34 → MKRTYQPSVVRRKRTHGFRARMATRGGRAVLNARRAKGRKRLAA, encoded by the coding sequence ATGAAACGTACTTACCAACCTTCCGTAGTTCGTCGCAAGCGCACCCACGGTTTCCGCGCACGTATGGCAACCCGTGGCGGCCGCGCCGTACTCAACGCGCGTCGCGCCAAGGGTCGTAAGCGTCTGGCTGCTTAA